A region of Microtus ochrogaster isolate Prairie Vole_2 linkage group LG1, MicOch1.0, whole genome shotgun sequence DNA encodes the following proteins:
- the Slc10a4 gene encoding sodium/bile acid cotransporter 4 produces the protein MDGLDNATLLLDPSSLLPDNFTLSPNASSPSTGTLSPLTAASSPGPGLSLSPSSSMGFSPEPTRTPEPTSSSLAVSVAGHGSSAFPQPWVPHETPFWDTPLNHGLNVFVGAALCITMLGLGCTVDVNHFGAHVRRPVGALLAALCQFGFLPLLAFLLALAFKLDEVAAVAVLLCGCCPGGNLSNLMSLLVDGDMNLSIIMTISSTLLALVLMPLCLWIYSRAWINTPLVQLLPLGAVTLTLCSTLIPIGLGAFIRYKYNRVADYIVKVSLWSLLVTLVILFIMTGTMLGPELLASIPAAVYVVAIFMPLAGYASGYGLATLFHLPPNCKRTVCLETGSQNVQLCTAILKLAFPPRFIGSMYMFPLLYALFQSAEAGVLVLLYKMYGTEILHKRDPLDEDEDTDISYKKLKEEEMADTSYGTVGAEDLAMVETTQTSL, from the exons ATGGACGGCCTGGACAACGCCACCCTGCTCCTTGACCCGTCCTCTCTTCTGCCGGACAACTTCACCCTATCGCCCAACGCCAGCAGCCCGAGCACCGGTACCCTGTCGCCTCTCACTGCCGCCTCCAGCCCCGGCCCCGGGCTCAGCCTCTCTCCGAGTTCGAGCATGGGTTTCAGCCCCGAGCCGACCCGGACCCCAGAGCCCACGAGCAGCAGCCTCGCAGTCAGCGTGGCGGGCCATGGCTCCTCCGCCTTCCCCCAACCCTGGGTCCCTCACGAGACTCCGTTCTGGGACACACCGCTCAACCACGGGTTGAACGTGTTCGTGGGAGCCGCCTTGTGCATCACCATGCTGGGTCTGGGATGCACCGTGGACGTGAACCACTTCGGGGCACACGTCCGGCGGCCGGTGGGCGCGCTGCTGGCGGCGCTCTGCCAGTTCGGCTTCCTGCCGCTGCTGGCCTTCTTGCTGGCCCTCGCCTTCAAGCTGGATGAGGTGGCCGCGGTGGCGGTACTCCTGTGTGGCTGCTGTCCGGGTGGAAATCTCTCCAACCTTATGTCCCTGCTGGTGGATGGTGACATGAACCTCAG CATCATCATGACCATTTCCTCCACGCTTCTGGCCCTGGTGTTGATGCCCCTCTGCCTCTGGATCTACAGCCGGGCTTGGATCAATACCCCTTTGGTGCAGCTGCTCCCGCTAGGGGCAGTCACCCTGACTCTCTGCAGCACGCTCATTCCTATTGGGCTGGGCGCCTTCATTCGGTACAAATACAATCGGGTGGCTGACTACATCGTGAAG GTTTCCCTGTGGTCTCTGCTAGTGACCCTGGTAATCCTCTTCATAATGACTGGCACCATGTTGGGACCCGAACTGCTGGCAAGTATCCCGGCAGCTGTTTATGTGGTCGCCATTTTTATGCCCCTGGCAGGCTATGCCTCGGGCTACGGCTTAGCTACTCTCTTCCACCTTCCCCCCAACTGCAAGAGGACTGTCTGTCTGGAAACCGGAAGTCAGAATGTGCAGCTCTGTACGGCCATCCTCAAACTGGCCTTCCCGCCACGCTTCATAGGAAGTATGTACATGTTCCCCCTGCTCTACGCCCTCTTCCAGTCTGCGGAGGCAGGGGTTTTGGTTTTACTATACAAAATGTATGGAACTGAGATACTGCATAAGCGAGATCCCCTGGATGAAGATGAGGACACAGATATTTCTTACAAGAAactgaaagaagaggaaatggcagACACCTCCTACGGCACAGTGGGAGCAGAGGACTTAGCAATGGTGGAAACTACCCAGACCTCCCTCTGA